The sequence TCGGCACAAGGCAGCACAGATGTTATTCAAGTAGTAGCCTAGCTGAAGCCGTGCCCACAGGAATCGGAGCCTATTTCCGGAGCTTTGCAACGCAGATAAAATATTTCAAAATGACCGTTTTGCCATACAGCCTTAGTTTACATAATCCATATTATAGGAACTTAACTTCATGCTCCATATCATTACTGCTGTGACTGCACTTATATACTTTATTGATCGATAGAAAAAGCAGTACGATGTTTCATCGTACTGCTTTTCATCTTTACTTATATAAAGAACTGACGGATTGTTGTTCATATAAACGGATAATGGCTTCTGCCACTACTGGTGCAACAGTCAACTGGGTTACTTTGTTTACCTGTTTTTCTTCATTTAGCGGAATTGTATTGGTAACGATCAATTCTTTAATACCGGAATCCAGGATTTTATTTACAGCAGATCCTGAAAGAACAGGGTGAGTTGTACAAGCATAAACTTGTTTTGTACCATGATTTTGTAACGATTCTGCAGTTGTTGAGATTCGATGGCCGGTATCTATAATATCGTCAATGATGATCGCTGTTTTATTTTCAACCTCACCGACAATGCTAATAGTAGATGCATTGTCCCGTGGGCCACGTCGATCGACGATGGCGATTGGAGCTTTTAACTGATCCGCTAAATGTCTAGCACGTGACACACTGCTATGATCTGGTGCTACCACAACGATATCTTCTAATTGTTTTGCATCCAGATAACTTCCGATAATTGGAACAGCGGTAATCGGGTCGACCGGAATATCAAAGAATCCTTGTGCCTGTGGGGCATGCAAGTCAATCGATATCATCCGGTGTGCACCAGCTTTTTGAATAAGATCTGCAATTAGTTTGGCAGTGATCGGCTCTCTTGCACGTGATTTGCGATCCTGGCGGGCATAGCCGTAATAAGGCATGACGACATTAATGGATCGGGCAGAAGCTCGCTTCAATGCATCTATCATTATTAGTAATTCCATAATATGATCCTCAACTGGATCGTAAGTAGACTGAATGACAAATACATCACAGCCTCTGATACTTTCTTCAATATTAATTTGTATTTCCCCATCACTGAACGTTTTAACAGATGATTTTCCTAAATCAATTCCGATATGTTCGACAATTTCTTCAGCAAGTGGAAGGTTTGAACTCAATGCAAATACTTTTAATTTGCTATTATGGTATGTATCATTCAAGCAAAAGACCTCCTCATTGTTGTTGTTTCCATTCCATATTATCGCAAAAAGCCAACTGTGTCACAAGTTATCCATCTTAGTCCGTAATATCACGACTTATTTATATGCTTGTATAAGTGAGATAATTTGTTTGACTTGCTCTGATAAGAGGGCAGATGTGTTCGACATGCATTCTGCGAGTGATAAAGGGCGATTTACGATCGAGAAACAGCCGGCAAAATGTTTGCGTAATTTTGTTGTATCTCCACCAATGCTACCAGAAAGCAGGACAGCTGGAACATGATAATTATTGGCAAGTTCTGCTACATATCCTGGTGCTTTTCCGTATAGCGTTTGTTCATCACTCTGTCCTTCACCAGTGATGACCAAGTCAGCCTGTTTAATAGCCTCAGGTAATGCAATTGCTTCTCCTATCAGCTTCGCCCCTGATTGCAAGCTGCCGCCAAGAGTAAGGAATGCAAAGCCTAGACCACCGGCTGCTCCAGCACCAGCAATGTCTTTAAAAGTAGTACCCATCTGGTTCTCTATCAGTTTTGCGAATTGATCTAATGCCTGATCATATTGACGTATTTGATCAGTTGTGGCACCTTTTTGCGGACCATATACATTGCTTGCTCCAAGCTCACCACACAACGGGTTGTCTACATCACAAGCGATCCGTAAATCGATCTTAGCTAATCTTGGATCTAGTTTTTCCAGATTAACAGACGTGATACGCAATAAGTCCTTTCCAAATATATCTACTGTATTTCCATCCTCGTCATAGGCCTCTAGGCCAAGCGCCTGTAATAAGCCGAGACCGCCATCATTGGTAGCACTTCCGCCTAATCCAACTATAATTTTCTTGCAGCCCTTATCAAGTGCATCGAGTATCGCTTGACCCATTCCGTATGTAGTAGTTAAATCAGGGTTTCTTTTATCTTCTGTCACTTGATACAGTCCTGCATGCATAGCTGTTTCAATAATCGCGTTTTTTTGATCGATAATAGCGTAGCTTGTCTGAATGGTTTCACCTAACGGACCTGACGTGGACAGTTGGATTTCTTCACCTGATGAGGCGGATAAGATGGCTTCTATCGTTCCTTCGCCACCGTCTGCCATAGGTTTAGTAATAACGTTGTGATCACCTAATGCTTCAATTGCCTGTTTGATGGTTTCGGCTACATCTGTTGCGGACAGGCTCCCTTTGTATGAATCTGGTGCTACAACAATTTGCATAGTTGTCCCTCCATAATTTAAAACGATTTGTTTAAATTATACCGAAGATATCGCTTTCACACAATCGAAGTCGAAGTACAATTTATAAATAAAAAAAGTGATGTACATTGACATCACTTGGAAAACTCTACTGATTTTTTTATGATTTGTTTTTGTTTAATTGTTTTGCGCATTTCAAGCAATACGATGGTAAATGCGATATGGCCGTATACGATATTAGCAAAGAAGATACCCCACAGCAGCATTTCGCCAGTCCCGATTCCTGCAGTCATATGCTGATAGAAGGTGTACCATGCACCAACGACCAATGGAATTTGCCCGATGGCTGTTTTTTTCCAATTATCTCCCCATAATATAAATGGTGTACAACTAAATACTAATAAAAAGATTAACAATATATCCATCATCATCACCTCAATGAATAAAATTTAAATCTGTAAGTGTTTACAATAATAGTATATCATAGTTGTTCATAAAGTTGTAACATTTAATTCAAAATTTAGACACAAATTTGTTAAAAAAAATTCACGATATAGTTATTGTTTCCCTTATTTGAATAAAAATAAAAGTGAATTCACGAAAAAATTTTAGAAAATGGAGAAAGCATTCAAGCCAGAAGGATGTTTATGGGGTACTAACATTTTTTTTGCATAGAAAAAAACAGCCAGTACGTTAAAAAGTACTGGCTGTTTAATATACAGGATGGATCAGCCTGTGTTGCGAAGGCCTGCTGCTACACCGTTTATGGTAAGCAGTGCTTCCATTAATAATTCGTCATAATGTTCACTTTCTTCACCTTCTGCACGTAATTGTGAGACAAGCTGCACTTGTAATAAGTTTAACGGATCTACTAGTGGATTACGTAGTCTTACCGAGTCCTTAATGTTAGAGCGATTATCCAACAATTCATCTTGTCCGGTAATTTTAAGAACAATGTCTTTTGTAACTTGATATTCTTCTTTAATTGCACCGAAAATGCGGGAGCTGATTTCTTTATCTTCCATCATATCCGCATAGCCCTGAGCTGTATTAATATCTGCTTTAGTTAGTGCCATTTGCAGATTATTAATAGTTGCATGGAAGAATGGCCATTGCTGATACATCTTCTGCAGTAATTCCAGGTTTCCTGTCTGATCAATATATTGTTTGAAGCCTGTACCGGCTGCATACCAAGCTGGCAATAATTGACGGCTCTGTGTCCATGCGAATACCCATGGAATGGCGCGTAAGTCTTCAAATCGATTGCTGCCTTTACGTTTCATTGGACGAGAACCGATATTTAAGTCGCCAAGTTCATGTAAAGGTGTCGCTTCGTTAAAGTACTGAATAAATCCTGGATCTTCAAATACAAGGGACTGATACTTTTTCAGTGCGTATTCTGAGATAGTACTCATAGCTTCCACTTCTTCTTGGACCGGAACCATATTTTCATGGTCATCGTTAAGTCCCATAATACCTGTTAGTAAAGTAGATGTAGCCTGCTCAAGACTGCGGTAAGCAATATCTTCTAATAAATAGCGGGAAGACAATACTTCACCTTGCTCGGTAATTTTTACACCATCACCTAACGTAACCGCTGGTTGTGAGAGTAGACTTGAGTAAAGAGGTCCACCACCACGGC is a genomic window of Gracilibacillus salinarum containing:
- a CDS encoding glycerate kinase, whose product is MQIVVAPDSYKGSLSATDVAETIKQAIEALGDHNVITKPMADGGEGTIEAILSASSGEEIQLSTSGPLGETIQTSYAIIDQKNAIIETAMHAGLYQVTEDKRNPDLTTTYGMGQAILDALDKGCKKIIVGLGGSATNDGGLGLLQALGLEAYDEDGNTVDIFGKDLLRITSVNLEKLDPRLAKIDLRIACDVDNPLCGELGASNVYGPQKGATTDQIRQYDQALDQFAKLIENQMGTTFKDIAGAGAAGGLGFAFLTLGGSLQSGAKLIGEAIALPEAIKQADLVITGEGQSDEQTLYGKAPGYVAELANNYHVPAVLLSGSIGGDTTKLRKHFAGCFSIVNRPLSLAECMSNTSALLSEQVKQIISLIQAYK
- a CDS encoding spore morphogenesis/germination protein YwcE; its protein translation is MMMDILLIFLLVFSCTPFILWGDNWKKTAIGQIPLVVGAWYTFYQHMTAGIGTGEMLLWGIFFANIVYGHIAFTIVLLEMRKTIKQKQIIKKSVEFSK
- a CDS encoding ribose-phosphate diphosphokinase encodes the protein MNDTYHNSKLKVFALSSNLPLAEEIVEHIGIDLGKSSVKTFSDGEIQINIEESIRGCDVFVIQSTYDPVEDHIMELLIMIDALKRASARSINVVMPYYGYARQDRKSRAREPITAKLIADLIQKAGAHRMISIDLHAPQAQGFFDIPVDPITAVPIIGSYLDAKQLEDIVVVAPDHSSVSRARHLADQLKAPIAIVDRRGPRDNASTISIVGEVENKTAIIIDDIIDTGHRISTTAESLQNHGTKQVYACTTHPVLSGSAVNKILDSGIKELIVTNTIPLNEEKQVNKVTQLTVAPVVAEAIIRLYEQQSVSSLYK